TGGGAGAAGAGCGCGCAGGGCTGCGTGGAGGTCCGCGGCAAGACGCTGGGCATCGTGGGCTACGGGCACATCGGCAGCCAGGTGGGTGTGCTGGCCGAGGGCGTTGGGATGCGTGTCCTGTTCTACGACATCCTGAAGAAGCTGCCGCTCGGTAACAACCGCCCCACCCGCAGCTTCGAGGAGCTGCTGCCCGAGGTGGACTTCCTGACCCTGCACGTGCCGGCTACACCGCTGACCCGCAACATGATCGGTGCGCAGCAGCTCGCTGCCATGAAGCCCGGGGCCAAGCTGCTCAACGCTAGCCGGGGCAGCGTGGTGCAGATCGGCCCGCTCGCCGCTGCCCTGCGCAGCGGTCAGATCGGAGGAGCGGCCATCGACGTGTTTCCGGACGAACCTGCGGTCAACCAGGCCGAGTTCGACAGCGAGCTGCGCGGACTGCCGAACGTGTTCCTTACACCCCACATCGCGGGGGCCACCACGGAGGCGCAGGAAGCGATCGGTCGCGAGGTGGCCACGAGCCTGCTCAAGTTCATCAATCAGGGCATCAGCGCCGGTGCGGTGAATTTCCCCCAGGTGGAGCCGCCGCCGCTCGACGGCCGCCACCGTATCCTGCATGTGCACCGCAACGTGCCCGGCGTGCTAAGTCAGATCAACCGCATCGTGTCCGAAGCCAAGGCGAACATCGAGAGCCAGGTGCTTTCGACCGACGCCAGCATCGGCTACCTCGTGATGGACCTCGACAAGACGGTCTCGGATGAGGTTCACGCCAAGATGGCGAAGCTCGATGCGAGCATCCGCTCGCGCATCCTGTACTGATCGTACTTGTACTGATCGTACTCGTACTGGCCGTACCGATAGCCATTTGTACCGATCGCACGGATCCGACTGCCGACCATGATTCAGCGCTTCCCCGGCCGCGTCTACTACGATGAACAGGGTCGAGCGAAGCAGGCGGACGCGGACATCGAGGTTGGCGACCAGGGCTTGCGCGCCGAAAGCGCGGGCGCCCGCAGCTTCGATCTGTCCTACGACCAGTGCGAGGTCGAGCGTGGTGGAGCCAGCGGACGCGTGCTGTTCTGCCACGCGCCGGACCGCAGCCTGACCATGAGCTGCGAGCGCCCCGGCTTCGAACGGGCATTGATCGAAGCGGCCGGCGCCGGGATCAGACAGCAACTGGCCTCCGGCGCCGAAACCGAGCGCAAGAATCGTAAACGGCTGGGCCTTTCCATTGGAGTCTTGGCCGCCGTGCTCGTGGCCGTGTTGCTCGGCGCCTACCTGGGCATCCGCGCCGCCGGCGCTGCTGTGGTGCGCAACGTGCCCTGGAGCGTGGACGCGCAAATCGGCGCGAGCGCCATCGAGGGCATGCAGCTCGGTGGGCCGCGCACGAGCGACCCCGTGCTGCTCGAAGCCGTGCAGTCGCTGGTCGAACGCCTCAGGCCGCAT
The sequence above is a segment of the Pseudomonadota bacterium genome. Coding sequences within it:
- the serA gene encoding phosphoglycerate dehydrogenase, whose product is MPEPQSGPLTSYPKHKIKVLLLENIHSNAVSLFEEDGLSVQLLKGALSEPELGERIRDVHVLGIRSKTRVSAATLAQARRLLALGCFCIGTNQVALDAANLRGVPVFNAPFGNTRSVAELVLAEVIVLARKLGDRSMLMHQGHWEKSAQGCVEVRGKTLGIVGYGHIGSQVGVLAEGVGMRVLFYDILKKLPLGNNRPTRSFEELLPEVDFLTLHVPATPLTRNMIGAQQLAAMKPGAKLLNASRGSVVQIGPLAAALRSGQIGGAAIDVFPDEPAVNQAEFDSELRGLPNVFLTPHIAGATTEAQEAIGREVATSLLKFINQGISAGAVNFPQVEPPPLDGRHRILHVHRNVPGVLSQINRIVSEAKANIESQVLSTDASIGYLVMDLDKTVSDEVHAKMAKLDASIRSRILY